In Rhipicephalus microplus isolate Deutch F79 chromosome 7, USDA_Rmic, whole genome shotgun sequence, one genomic interval encodes:
- the LOC142767376 gene encoding uncharacterized protein LOC142767376 codes for MENLKVKELIEICEELGITLGRAKRKQAILEIMKDEGVSAEEVDEAWVDIKARREEAERREIEAREREEAERREAREEAERREAREREEAERRERREEAERQERLELKRLELAILQCSQAPSVASPTVQVSGFRIRDQLPPFVVGEDMAKYLVKFEHVCERNALEQSLWARNLLALLPGEVSDAITCLSREAFESYDEVKEVLLRRYKLSPEAFRQRFRYAKKGNESHVDFAFRLKADLIEWLKGEGVYNDRDKVVECVALEQFYRCIEEDVRLWLQDRLGEVQLNKAAELAEEYYARRKLHIRAVRVEKDERKEGFSRKPDQRKSAPHRNFKKEPSLTKDSVGEGQTEAEKSSEVSTTQAFESENKRKPVICYNCKKEGHIARNCQEKFAFATIRESGKNMRLLEPYLQEIKVNKKTCRALRDSAATMDVVHPSLVSPDDFTGECAWIRQVAEEQSVRLPIATVVIEGPFGKLCTEAAVSAALNDRFPYLFSNNSEQLLKEQGKSFFPNLACMALTRSQTRKPDLVQCSELSSDLVGGSTEPQKGKFPHESCEQSRERPVAKAVGTAGAVGGDDMAPLSQSERAATLSPVAESWSELPRVDRETLIRGQREDLSIEALVKSHKNAAQVLTKEHCEKSVKKRAFEVDNQVMLLQPFKRNKLEVDWEGPAKVVSKLSDANCEEKLGRRPNKIYHSNLKAVVNLLLSASEEEEAEILSSSEVIEGGSKVIREQINLEPILSEVRKEDLRKIVLVFEDVFSDRPGNTKVIEHDNELSGEESIRSKPYRCSPVQRRRCEPLLVPHRYRRLKVAGY; via the exons atggagaaccttaaagtgaaggaactcatcgaaatttgtgaggaactcggcattactttaggccgtgcgaaacgaaagcaagcgatccttgagatcatgaaggatgagggagtgtcggctgaggaagtcgatgaggcctgggtggatattaaagcacgccgtgaggaggctgaaaggcgggaaatagaagctcgcgaacgtgaggaggctgaaag gcgtgaagctcgcgaggaggctgaaaggcgtgaagctcgcgaacgtgaggaggctgaaaggcgcgaacgtcgcgaggaggccgagagacaagagcgcctagagttgaaacgactagaattggcaatcctacagtgttcgcaggcgcctagcgtagcttctccaacagttcaggtcagcggttttagaattcgggaccaactgccaccgttcgtagtaggcgaggacatggcgaagtatctcgtcaagtttgaacacgtctgtgagcgaaatgctttggagcagtctctttgggcgcggaacctgctagctcttcttcccggcgaagtgtccgacgcgataacttgcttgtcgagggaagcgtttgagagctatgacgaggttaaagaagtgctcttgagacgttataagttgtcacccgaggctttcaggcaaaggtttcggtatgctaaaaaggggaatgagtcacacgttgacttcgcgtttcgtcttaaagccgatttgattgaatggctcaagggcgaaggtgtttataacgaccgcgataaagtggtggaatgcgttgcattggagcaattctaccgctgcatcgaggaggatgtcagactttggctgcaggacagacttggggaagtacagttaaataaggcagctgagttagctgaggagtattatgctcgccgaaagttgcatatcagggcagtgcgcgttgaaaaggatgaaaggaaagagggcttttcaaggaaacctgatcaacggaaatccgctccgcaccgtaatttcaagaaggaaccgtctcttacgaaggacagtgtaggggaagggcaaacagaagcggagaaatcgagtgaggtttctaccacacaggcatttgaatcggaaaacaaacggaagccggtaatttgctacaactgcaaaaaggaaggacacatcgcgagaaactgtcaggaaaaatttgccttcgcaacaatccgagaatcaggaaaaaacatgcggttgttggagccgtatctccaagaaattaaagtaaataagaaaacgtgccgagcgcttagagactcagcggcaaccatggatgttgtccatccttcattggtgtctccggatgatttcacaggagaatgcgcgtggatcaggcaagtcgccgaggagcagagtgttcgcttaccaatcgccacggttgtcattgaaggcccgttcggtaagctttgcactgaagcggctgtgtctgccgcgctaaatgatcgttttccttatcttttctccaacaactcggagcagcttctcaaagagcagggcaaatcgttcttccccaacttagcgtgcatggccctcacgcgatcgcaaacgCGGAAGcctgatctggttcaatgcagtgaactctcaagtgaccttgtcggcgggtcgacggaaccccagaaaggaaagtttccgcatgagtcatgtgagcagtcacgcgagcggcccgtcgcgaaAGCGGTCGGCACGGCCGGCGcggtagggggagacgacatggcgccattgagtcagagcgagagggctgcaacgctctcgcctgtagcggaaagttggagcgagctgccgagagttgatcgagagacgctcattcgagggcagcgtgaggatctctcgattgaagcgctagtgaaaagccacaaaaacgcggcacaagtgctgacgaaggagcactgcgagaaatcggtgaagaagcgtgcttttgaagttgataatcaggtaatgctgctgcagccgttcaaaaggaacaagcttgaggttgattgggaagggcccgcaaaagtagtatcgaagctttccgatgccaattgtgaagagaaattaggaaggcggccgaacaaaatttatcacagtaacttgaaagcagtcgtaaatttacttttaagtgcttcagaggaagaggaagcagaaattttgagttcgagtgaggtaatcgaagggggatcgaaagtaatccgggagcagataaacctagagcctatattaagtgaagtccggaaagaggacctgagaaagattgttttggtgtttgaagatgtgttttcggaccgtcccggaaacacgaaggtgatcgaacacgataacGAGCTCAgtggtgaggagtcaatccgtagcaagccgtatcgttgttcccctgtgcaacgtcgaaggtgtgagccgctcttggtgccgcataggtatcgtcgcctaaaggtggccggttactga